The sequence below is a genomic window from Candidatus Saccharimonadales bacterium.
TGACCTGGTATCCATAGCCTTGGGGTATATTCGGTAGTCATAATCTGTATTGTTATACCATAAAAAATTAGAGAAAGGAATAGAAGTTACAGTTAACCTCGTGTAAAAACACTAAAACACGTATAATAGAGATAATGGATATTCTTAAAGACCTAAACCCCGCCCAAGCCGAGGCGGTGCAAACCACGTCTGGGCCGCTGCTTATTCTTGCCGGTGCCGGCAGTGGTAAAACAAAAACATTAACTCACCGTATTGCCTACCTTATTTCTCACGAAGCAATTTGGCCTAATGAAATTCTAGCTGTAACCTTTACGAACAAGGCTGCGCGCGAAATGCGTGAACGGCTGGGCCACTTGTTGCAACAGGACGGATCGGTTCGAAATTTCATGCCATGGATGGGAACGTTTCATGGTGTTTGCGTGCGGTTACTTAGACTTGACGGTGATAAAATTGGTATTTCGTCGAACTTTGTTATTTATGACGAGGATGACCGACAAGGGCTGATCAAGCAGGCGATGAAACAATTATCCATTGCGGATAAACAGATCAAACCAAGGGCAGTAAGTAGCGCCATCTCGAACGCAAAGAATGAGTTGTTAGATCCGGAAGGCTATGCGGCTTCGAGCAGCTATCCATTCCAACAGTCCGTGGCTAAGATCTATGCGTTATACGAAAAACTTCGTAAAGAAGCAGGCGCTCTTGATTTTGATGACTTATTGATTGAAACAGTCCGTCTATTTCAGGAACAACCGGAAGTACGCAAGAAATGGCGTGCGCAGTTTAAGCATATTCTGATAGATGAATACCAAGATACCAATGCCGCCCAGTACGCTATCGTCAAAAGTTTAGTGGGTGAAACGCGAAATATTTGCGTAGTTGGGGACGATTGGCAGTCGATTTATTCATGGAGAGGTGCCGATTTTACTAATATTCTCAATTTTGAACGTGACTTCCCTGGTGCGAAAATCATCAAACTTGAACAGAACTATCGAAATACGGGTGCGATTTTGGAAGCGGCACAGAATATCATTACCAAAAATGTCCAGCGTTCGGATAAAAAGCTGTGGACGACAGAACCAGCTGGCGCTCCCGTTCAAGTCCATCCCGTATATGATGAAAGTGAAGAGGCTTACACGGTTGCAGGTCGTATTAGTGCACAGGAGGCTATCGGCGCGCGTAAATACGGGGAATTTGCCATATTGTACCGTATGAACTCGCAGAGCTATAGCCTGGAACGGTCTTTATTGCAGCAACATATCCCCTATCAGATTATTGGCGGCGTAAGGTTCTACGACCGCAAAGAAATCAAAGACGTTATCGCGTACTTACGTTTACTGTATCAACCAAATGATCGTATGAGTTTTAGCCGGATTGTTAATGTTCCAACCCGTGGTATTGGCGCAACAAGCCTGGAAAAGTTCCTCACATGGCAGGCAAATAGCGGATTCGATATCGTTTCCGCCCTAGTGAATGTTGAACAGACAACCAGTCTAACTCCACGGGCCAAGATGGCCATGGCGAAGTTTGGTGAGATACTCCGTACTCTACAAGCAAAGCAACAGGCCGATATGGCTCCAAGCGATATCATTCAATACCTCATCGATAAAACGGGTTATCGTGAATACTTATTAGACGGAACGCCGCAAGCAGAAGAGCGTGAGTCAAACATCGGGTCGTTAATCTCGGATGCTAAATCGTTCGCGACCTTACCGGATTTCCTCGAAGAAGTTGCGCTTATGTCCAGTGCCGATACGGATGGCAACGAGCAAAAGGTAACCTTAATGACCGTTCACGCGGCTAAAGGTCTGGAGTTCCCTGTTGTCTTTATGGTTGGTATGGAAGAGGGGATGTTTCCACACTCCCGTATCTATGAGGCCGGCCCGAGTGAATTAGAGGAAGAGCGTCGTCTATGCTACGTGGGTATGACCCGCGCACGTGAAGAACTGCACCTTACGTATGCGCAAAGCCGCCTGCAATTTGGCCAGCGCGGTTATAATCAGCCATCACGGTTTCTAAGTGACATGGGTCATGAAATAATGGCGACGCCACCTCCGTCGTTTATGACACCAAAAGATGACAATGAATTCTTTGATATGCCGAGCTTTGATATTGGCGATAATGTTCGTTCGGCGCAATTCGGAAGAGGTGAGATTGTAGATATTGACGGCATGGCCGTGACCGTAAAATTTGATGGCGGCAGCACTAAAAAATTGAATGTAGAATACGCTC
It includes:
- a CDS encoding UvrD-helicase domain-containing protein translates to MDILKDLNPAQAEAVQTTSGPLLILAGAGSGKTKTLTHRIAYLISHEAIWPNEILAVTFTNKAAREMRERLGHLLQQDGSVRNFMPWMGTFHGVCVRLLRLDGDKIGISSNFVIYDEDDRQGLIKQAMKQLSIADKQIKPRAVSSAISNAKNELLDPEGYAASSSYPFQQSVAKIYALYEKLRKEAGALDFDDLLIETVRLFQEQPEVRKKWRAQFKHILIDEYQDTNAAQYAIVKSLVGETRNICVVGDDWQSIYSWRGADFTNILNFERDFPGAKIIKLEQNYRNTGAILEAAQNIITKNVQRSDKKLWTTEPAGAPVQVHPVYDESEEAYTVAGRISAQEAIGARKYGEFAILYRMNSQSYSLERSLLQQHIPYQIIGGVRFYDRKEIKDVIAYLRLLYQPNDRMSFSRIVNVPTRGIGATSLEKFLTWQANSGFDIVSALVNVEQTTSLTPRAKMAMAKFGEILRTLQAKQQADMAPSDIIQYLIDKTGYREYLLDGTPQAEERESNIGSLISDAKSFATLPDFLEEVALMSSADTDGNEQKVTLMTVHAAKGLEFPVVFMVGMEEGMFPHSRIYEAGPSELEEERRLCYVGMTRAREELHLTYAQSRLQFGQRGYNQPSRFLSDMGHEIMATPPPSFMTPKDDNEFFDMPSFDIGDNVRSAQFGRGEIVDIDGMAVTVKFDGGSTKKLNVEYARLEKL